The following are encoded in a window of Thiohalobacter sp. IOR34 genomic DNA:
- a CDS encoding DUF302 domain-containing protein, translating into MYGFDVKVKEDFDGAVQRVTEELQKEGFGVLTEIDVAATLKKKLDIDKRPYKILGACNPKLANQALDADPDIGLLLPCNVVVREEEDGSVTVAFMDPSAVLTLVQKPGIEELAGEVRQRLMRVRDALEG; encoded by the coding sequence ATGTACGGATTCGATGTGAAGGTGAAAGAGGATTTCGACGGTGCCGTCCAGCGGGTCACCGAGGAGCTGCAGAAGGAAGGCTTCGGCGTGCTGACCGAGATCGACGTGGCGGCCACCCTGAAGAAGAAGCTCGACATCGACAAGCGTCCCTACAAGATCCTCGGTGCCTGCAACCCCAAGCTGGCCAACCAGGCGCTGGACGCCGACCCCGATATCGGTCTGCTGCTGCCCTGCAACGTGGTGGTGCGCGAGGAAGAGGACGGCAGTGTCACCGTCGCCTTCATGGATCCCTCGGCGGTGCTGACCCTGGTGCAGAAGCCGGGCATCGAAGAGCTGGCCGGCGAAGTGCGCCAGCGGCTGATGCGGGTGCGCGACGCCCTGGAGGGATGA
- a CDS encoding phosphoribosylaminoimidazolesuccinocarboxamide synthase, which translates to MLDVLYESDLKSLPRVARGKVRDVYAVGEDKLLIVTTDRLSAFDVVLPTPIPGKGAVLTAVSNFWFQRTREIIPNHLTGLPLEAVLPDAAEREQVEGRAVVVRRLKALPVEAIVRGYLIGSGWKDYQASGAVCGIRLPAGLRMADRLPEPLFTPSTKAEVGAHDENIDFERTVALLGRELAEQVRDVSLAIYRDAAAYALERGIIIADTKFEFGLDEAGRLVLIDELLTPDSSRFWPVDQYRPGSSPPSFDKQYVRDYLETLDWDKTPPGPELPPEVVQKTAEKYREAERRLTQPAA; encoded by the coding sequence ATGCTGGACGTTCTCTACGAATCCGACCTCAAGAGCCTGCCGCGGGTGGCCCGCGGCAAGGTGCGCGACGTCTACGCCGTGGGCGAGGACAAGCTGCTGATTGTCACCACCGACCGCCTGTCGGCCTTCGACGTGGTGCTGCCGACGCCCATCCCCGGCAAGGGGGCGGTGCTGACGGCAGTCTCCAACTTCTGGTTCCAGCGCACCCGGGAGATCATCCCCAACCATCTCACCGGTCTGCCGCTGGAGGCGGTGCTGCCCGATGCCGCCGAGCGCGAGCAGGTCGAGGGGCGGGCCGTGGTGGTGCGCCGGCTGAAGGCGCTGCCGGTGGAGGCCATCGTGCGCGGCTACCTGATCGGTTCCGGCTGGAAGGACTACCAGGCGAGCGGCGCGGTGTGCGGCATCCGCCTGCCGGCGGGGCTGCGCATGGCCGACCGCCTGCCCGAGCCGCTGTTCACCCCCTCCACCAAGGCCGAGGTCGGCGCCCACGACGAGAACATCGACTTCGAGCGCACCGTGGCGCTGCTCGGCCGCGAGCTGGCCGAGCAGGTGCGCGACGTCAGCCTGGCGATCTACCGCGACGCGGCCGCCTATGCCCTGGAGCGCGGCATCATCATCGCCGACACCAAGTTCGAGTTCGGCCTGGACGAGGCCGGCCGCCTGGTGCTGATCGACGAGCTGCTGACCCCCGACTCCTCGCGCTTCTGGCCGGTCGATCAGTACCGGCCCGGCAGCAGTCCGCCGAGCTTCGACAAGCAGTACGTGCGCGACTACCTGGAGACCCTGGACTGGGACAAGACCCCGCCCGGCCCCGAGCTGCCGCCGGAGGTGGTGCAGAAGACCGCCGAGAAATACCGCGAGGCCGAGCGCCGGCTGACGCAGCCCGCAGCCTGA